The Henckelia pumila isolate YLH828 chromosome 2, ASM3356847v2, whole genome shotgun sequence genome includes a window with the following:
- the LOC140883338 gene encoding uncharacterized protein — protein MGKAKKTPKFAVMKKIISHKAIKHYKEEVLNPNKKDLSKEKLPRNVPQVSSALFFKHNTALGPPYRVLVDTNFINFSIQNKLDLEKGMMDCLYAKCTPCITDCVMAELEKLGQKYRVALRIAKDPRFERLPCTHKGTYADDCLVERVTQHKCYIVATCDRDLKRRIRKIPGVPIMYITKHKYSIERLPEATIGGAPRY, from the exons ATGGGAAAAGCTAAGAAAACCCCCAAATTTGCCGTAATGAAGAAAATCATCTCCCATAAAGCAATTAAACA TTACAAGGAGGAGGTCTTAAACCCTAATAAGAAAGACTTGAGCAAGGAAAAGCTCCCCAGAAATGT GCCTCAGGTTTCATCAGCTCTTTTCTTCAAGCACAACACTGCTTTGGGTCCGCCGTACAGAGTTTTAGTTGATACCAACTTCATTAATTTCTCCATCCAAAATAAA TTGGATTTGGAGAAAGGAATGATGGACTGCTTATATGCAAAAT GTACTCCTTGTATAACAGACTGTGTTATGGCTGAGCTTGAAAAGTTGGGTCAGAAATACAGAGTTGCTCTGAG AATTGCCAAGGATCCTCGATTTGAAAGGCTTCCATGTACTCACAAGGGAACCTATGCTGATGATTGCCTTGTTGAGAGGGTTACACAG CATAAATGCTACATTGTAGCAACTTGTGATCGAGATTTGAAGAGGAGAATACGGAAG ATACCTGGTGTACCCATCATGTATATCACGAAGCACAAGTACTCCATTGAACGGCTACCCGAAGCAACAATTGGCGGAG CTCCACGATACTGA